In Primulina huaijiensis isolate GDHJ02 chromosome 4, ASM1229523v2, whole genome shotgun sequence, a genomic segment contains:
- the LOC140975683 gene encoding mitogen-activated protein kinase kinase 9-like: MAVVRERRHLKLRLPLPEPSERRPRFPLPLPPSTTTSTTTTTTTTATTISAVDLEKLQVIGHGNGGTVYKVRHKHTSEIYALKVVHGDSDPAFRRQVLREVSILRRIESPYVIKCHGVFDIPGGDIAICMDYIDMGTLEALAKNGDSLSEQLISKICHQVLSGLEYLHSHKIIHRDLKPSNILIDSKMEVKISDFGVSKIMQRTLDPCNSYVGTCAYMSPERFDPDTYGSNYDGYAGDIWSLGLTLLELYMGHFPFLAPGQRPDWATLMCAICFGEPPSLPEGASESFRNFIDCCLQKDSSKRWSATQLLSHPFVSSIGRK, from the coding sequence TCCCTCCCTCCACCACGACTTCCactacaacaacaacaacaacaaccgCCACCACTATCTCCGCCGTAGACCTGGAGAAGCTCCAAGTCATCGGCCACGGGAACGGCGGGACAGTCTACAAAGTACGCCACAAGCACACCTCCGAAATCTACGCACTGAAAGTCGTCCACGGTGACAGTGACCCCGCCTTCCGGCGGCAGGTCCTGCGAGAGGTGTCCATCCTACGCCGCATCGAATCGCCCTACGTCATCAAGTGCCACGGAGTGTTCGATATCCCCGGCGGTGATATCGCCATCTGCATGGACTACATAGACATGGGAACACTCGAAGCGCTTGCTAAAAACGGCGACTCTCTCAGCGAACAGCTCATCTCCAAAATCTGCCACCAGGTGCTAAGCGGGCTAGAATACCTTCACTCTCATAAAATAATTCACCGTGATCTGAAACCCTCGAACATATTAATCGACAGCAAGATGGAAGTGAAGATCTCCGATTTCGGAGTGAGCAAAATCATGCAGCGGACTTTGGACCCCTGCAATTCGTACGTTGGGACATGCGCATACATGAGCCCGGAGAGATTCGACCCGGATACATACGGGTCGAACTACGACGGGTACGCCGGAGATATATGGAGCCTGGGATTGACTTTGCTTGAACTGTACATGGGCCATTTCCCATTCCTGGCGCCGGGGCAGAGACCCGACTGGGCGACGCTGATGTGCGCCATATGCTTCGGAGAGCCGCCGAGTTTGCCGGAAGGTGCATCGGAAAGTTTCAGGAATTTCATCGATTGCTGTTTACAGAAGGATTCGAGTAAAAGGTGGAGCGCGACGCAGCTTCTGTCGCACCCTTTTGTCAGCAGTATCGGCCGGAAATGA